One window from the genome of Acanthochromis polyacanthus isolate Apoly-LR-REF ecotype Palm Island chromosome 21, KAUST_Apoly_ChrSc, whole genome shotgun sequence encodes:
- the cdip1 gene encoding cell death-inducing p53-target protein 1 yields MSNDPPPPYPGGPSAPLIEEKNGQPETVRTAPPQGQPLPPDYGPPPYEAPQPGFLPPHVPGEGPMPMPMPPPPPGGHYPPPPGHFPHPMPGQMGPGPSHFVHMGGHTATVLAPPGAATTVTVLQGEMFQTSPVQTVCPHCQQAIITRISHDVGLMNTLFCLFCFFVGCDLGCCLIPCLIDDLKDVTHTCPYCKGYIYTYKRIC; encoded by the exons ATGTCCAACGATCCTCCCCCTCCGTACCCCGGAGGTCCCAGTGCCCCCCTCATTGAGGAGAAGAATGGACAACCTG AAACCGTAAGAACTGCTCCACCACAGGGACAGCCCTTGCCTCCAGACTATGGTCCACCACCCTATGAGGCCCCACAGCCGGGCTTCCTACCCCCTCATGTCCCTGGAGAAGGGCCCATGCCCATGCCAATGCCGCCGCCACCACCAG GTGGTCACTACCCACCCCCACCCGGTCACTTTCCTCACCCGATGCCAGGGCAGATGGGTCCTGGTCCCAGCCACTTTGTCCACATGGGAGGTCACACAGCGACCGTCCTGGCTCCTCCAGGAGCCGCCACCACTGTGACCGTACTGCAGGGGGAAATGTTCCAGACCTCACCGGTGCAGACCGTGTGTCCGCACTGCCAGCAGGCAATCATCACCCGCATCTCCCACGATGTCGGCCTCATGAACACACTCTTCTGCCTCTTCTGCTTCTTTGTAGG GTGTGATCTTGGCTGCTGCTTGATCCCCTGTCTGATCGATGACCTCAAGGATGTGACACACACCTGCCCTTACTGTAAGGGCTACATTTACACATACAAGCGTATATGCTAA
- the LOC127530217 gene encoding LOW QUALITY PROTEIN: E3 ubiquitin-protein ligase MGRN1-like (The sequence of the model RefSeq protein was modified relative to this genomic sequence to represent the inferred CDS: inserted 1 base in 1 codon): protein MGSILSRRIAGVEDIDIQANSAYRFPPKSGNYFASHFFMGGEKFDTPHPEGYLFGENMDLNFLGNRPVQFPYVTPAPHEPVKTLRSLVNIRKDSLRLVRYKDDSDTPVEEGGKPKVQYGVEFTFDADARVAITLYCQAFEEFSNGMAVYSPKDPSMASETVHYKRGVSQQFSMPSFKIDFSEWKEEDLNFDLDRGVFPMVIQAVVDEGDDCLGHAHVLLAAFERHVDGSFSVKPLKQKQIVDRVSYLLQEIYGIENKNNQETKPSDDENSDNSNECVVCLSDLRDTLILPCRHLCLCNSCADTLRYQANNCPICRLPFRALLQIRAVRKKPGALSPVSFSPVLAQTMDHDEHSSTDSVPPGFEPISLLEALNGLRSASPAIPSAPLYEEINFSGGLGGENRQLSSPEHLSDGSLQKGKVSKSPDSTLRSXSSPIQEEDEEKLSEMSDAQPHTLLSSSPAPSQATAAEDVAESLSQMTDRMHSGGDILQDCSSEHSSLTKTESDPPGDLSLPALGPDSCSIGMEE, encoded by the exons ATGGGGTCCATTCTGAGTCGCAGAATCGCTGGTGTTGAGGACATCGATATCCAGGCCAACTCGGCCTATCGATTTCCACCGAAGTCTG GGAATTATTTTGCGAGCCACTTCTTCATGGGTGGAGAGAAATTCGACACTCCACATCCGGAGGGATACCTTTTCGGGGAAAACATGGACCTGAATTTTCTTGGAAACAGGCCAGTGCAG TTTCCCTATGTGACACCTGCACCCCATGAGCCTGTGAAAACCCTCCGGAGTCTGGTTAATATTAGAAAGGACTCTTTGCGTTTGGTCAG GTATAAAGATGATTCTGACACACCAGTGGAGGAAGGTGGTAAACCAAAGGTCCAGTATGGTGTGGAGTTCACCTTTGATGCTGATGCTCGGGTGGCCATCACCCTCTACTGCCAGGCATTTGAGGAGTTCTCCAATGGGATGGCTGT GTACAGCCCAAAGGACCCATCAATGGCCTCTGAAACTGTGCACTACAAGCGAGGTGTGAGCCAACAGTTCTCCATGCCATCCTTCAAAATAGATTTCAGCGAGTGGAAAGAGGAAGAT CTGAACTTTGACCTCGACCGAGGAGTGTTTCCGATGGTAATCCAGGCTGTTGTTGATGAAGGAGACG ATTGCCTTGGACATGCTCATGTGCTTTTGGCCGCCTTCGAAAGA CATGTCGACGGCAGTTTCTCCGTCAAGCCTCTGAAGCAGAAGCAAATT GTGGATCGTGTGAGCTACCTCTTGCAGGAGATCTATGGGAttgagaacaaaaacaaccaagaaacgAAG CCATCTGATGATGAGAACAGTGACAACAGCAACGagtgtgttgtttgtctgtcgGACCTGCGAGACACACTCATCTTACCCTGCAGACATCTGTGTCTCTGCAACTCCTGTGCCGATACTCTGCGTTACCAGGCCAACAACTGTCCGATCTGCAGGCTGC CCTTCAGAGCCTTGCTGCAGATCAGAGCTGTGAGGAAAAAGCCTGGAGCTCTTTCTCCTGTGTCCTTCAGTCCTGTTCTGGCTCAGACTATGGACCACGATGAACACTCA AGCACAGATTCAGTTCCTCCCGGCTTTGAACCCATCTCGCTGTTAGAGGCTCTGAATGGTCTGCGGTCGGCCTCTCCTGCCATCCCATCTGCCCCCCTCTATGAAGAGATCAACTTCTCAGGAGGACTCGGAGGTGAAAACAGACAGCTGAGCTCTCCGGAGCATTTAAGCGATGGGAGTCTGCAGAAAGGCAAAGTCAGCAAGTCACCAGACAG CACCCTGAGGT CATCCTCACCCATccaggaggaggatgaagagaagCTGTCCGAGATGTCAGACGCTCAACCGCACACGCTTCTGTCCAGCAGCCCCGCCCCCAG CCAGGCCACAGCAGCTGAAGACGTGGCAGAATCCCTGTCTCAGAtgacg GACAGGATGCATTCTGGAGGAGACATCCTGCAGGACTGCAGCAGCGAACACAGCAGCTTGACCAAAACGGAGAGCGACCCGCCAGGAGACCTCTCACTGCCAG CTCTAGGTCCTGATTCCTGCTCTATTGGTATGGAGGAATAA